A genomic window from Chitinophaga pollutisoli includes:
- a CDS encoding metalloregulator ArsR/SmtB family transcription factor gives MENYKAHHTSSVDRLLLLLKTKGPLTTGAVSVELGITAEGARQQLQRLAEEGWVLFESISRGVGRPSLVWSVSDKGNRRFPDSHAELTVQLIDTIRDVLGAEALNNVISAREYKVLLRYYDILKEEEGLEAKVRKFAELRSRDGYLAEYRKEGEGFIMIENHCPICAAATACHDICKVELQTFQEIFREWGTIERLDHVLEGARHCAYRISPAVRRES, from the coding sequence TTGGAAAATTATAAAGCACATCATACCTCTTCTGTCGACCGGCTGTTACTGCTGCTCAAAACGAAAGGCCCCCTCACCACGGGCGCCGTTTCCGTAGAGCTGGGCATCACCGCCGAAGGCGCGCGCCAGCAGCTTCAGCGGCTGGCCGAAGAAGGCTGGGTGCTCTTCGAATCCATCTCCCGCGGCGTGGGCCGCCCCTCCCTCGTCTGGAGCGTCTCCGATAAAGGCAACCGCCGCTTCCCCGACTCCCACGCAGAACTCACTGTCCAACTTATAGATACAATTCGTGATGTGTTAGGTGCTGAAGCCCTTAATAATGTGATCTCCGCACGGGAATACAAGGTCTTATTAAGATATTACGATATATTAAAAGAAGAAGAAGGCCTCGAAGCCAAAGTCCGCAAGTTTGCCGAGCTCCGCTCGCGCGACGGCTACCTGGCCGAATACCGTAAGGAAGGAGAGGGCTTTATCATGATCGAGAACCATTGCCCCATCTGCGCCGCCGCCACCGCCTGCCACGATATCTGCAAAGTGGAGCTTCAGACTTTCCAGGAAATCTTCCGGGAATGGGGCACCATCGAACGCCTGGACCACGTCCTGGAAGGCGCCCGCCATTGCGCGTACCGCATCAGCCCCGCTGTACGCCGGGAATCCTGA
- the sufB gene encoding Fe-S cluster assembly protein SufB, producing MSAEQDILQELAGREYEFGFETQIEMDIAPPGLNEDIIRFISAKKQEPEWLLEWRLKGYQLFQKLTMPNWQNFDLPEVDFQGVSYYAAPKNKVKYNSLDEVDPELLRTFEKLGIPLEEQKMLSGVAVDAVFDSISVATTFKAQLHELGIIFCSFGEAVQEHPELVKKYLGTVVPQSDNIYAALNSAVFSDGSFVYIPKGVRCPMELSTYFRINAKNTGQFERTLIIADESSYVSYLEGCTAPMRDENQLHAAVVELIALDNAEIKYSTVQNWYPGDKDGKGGIYNFVTKRGICKGKNSKISWTQVETGSAITWKYPGVILQGDNSIGEFYSVAVTANKQVADTGTKMVHIGKNTKSRIISKGISAGHGHNTYRGLVKVGPNATNARNFTQCDSLLIGDRCGAHTFPYIESKNNSAMVEHEATTSKIGEDQVFYLNQRGIDNEQAVNMIVNGYAKEVLNQLPMEFAVEAQKLLSITLEGSVG from the coding sequence ATGAGCGCAGAACAAGACATATTACAGGAACTGGCGGGCCGGGAGTACGAGTTCGGGTTTGAGACGCAGATCGAAATGGATATTGCGCCCCCGGGCCTTAACGAGGACATCATCCGCTTCATTTCCGCCAAGAAGCAGGAGCCGGAATGGCTGCTGGAATGGCGGCTGAAGGGGTACCAGCTTTTCCAGAAACTGACTATGCCCAACTGGCAGAATTTCGATCTCCCGGAAGTGGACTTCCAGGGAGTTTCCTATTATGCCGCACCGAAGAACAAGGTGAAATATAACAGTCTTGACGAAGTGGACCCCGAGCTCCTCCGTACCTTCGAGAAGCTGGGCATTCCGCTGGAAGAGCAGAAAATGCTGTCCGGCGTGGCGGTAGACGCGGTGTTTGACTCCATCTCCGTGGCCACCACCTTCAAGGCGCAGCTGCATGAGCTGGGGATCATCTTCTGTTCTTTCGGCGAAGCCGTTCAGGAGCACCCCGAGCTGGTGAAGAAGTACCTGGGTACGGTGGTTCCGCAATCCGATAACATTTACGCCGCCCTGAACTCCGCCGTGTTTTCGGACGGGTCTTTTGTATATATTCCCAAGGGTGTTCGCTGCCCCATGGAGCTTTCCACCTATTTCCGCATCAACGCGAAAAATACCGGCCAGTTCGAGCGCACGCTCATCATCGCCGACGAAAGTTCGTATGTCAGCTACCTCGAGGGCTGCACTGCCCCCATGCGCGACGAGAACCAGCTGCACGCCGCGGTGGTGGAGCTCATCGCGCTGGACAACGCGGAAATCAAATACTCTACCGTACAAAACTGGTACCCCGGTGATAAAGACGGCAAGGGCGGTATCTACAACTTCGTGACCAAACGGGGGATCTGCAAGGGTAAAAACTCCAAGATCTCCTGGACGCAGGTGGAAACCGGTTCGGCCATCACCTGGAAATATCCCGGCGTAATCCTGCAGGGCGATAATTCCATCGGTGAATTTTATTCCGTGGCCGTTACCGCCAACAAACAGGTGGCGGATACCGGTACCAAGATGGTCCATATCGGGAAAAACACCAAGAGCCGCATCATTTCCAAAGGTATCTCCGCCGGCCATGGGCATAATACCTACCGCGGACTGGTGAAGGTAGGCCCCAACGCCACCAATGCCCGTAACTTCACGCAGTGCGATTCGCTCCTGATCGGCGACCGTTGCGGCGCGCACACCTTCCCTTACATCGAATCCAAGAACAATTCGGCGATGGTGGAGCACGAAGCCACCACGTCCAAGATCGGGGAAGACCAGGTGTTTTACCTGAACCAGCGCGGGATCGACAACGAACAGGCCGTGAATATGATTGTGAACGGATACGCAAAAGAAGTATTGAACCAGCTGCCCATGGAATTTGCCGTGGAAGCGCAAAAATTATTATCCATCACGCTGGAAGGCAGTGTAGGATAA
- the sufC gene encoding Fe-S cluster assembly ATPase SufC codes for MLDIKNLHAAVEGNAILKGINLTVKPGEVHAIMGPNGSGKSSLASVLAGRESYEVTDGSVDFLGKDLLDMSPEVRAREGLFLAFQYPVEIPGVSNINFLKTAVNEIRAYHGEPPMQAKAFLDMLKSKQKLMEFDANLMNRSLNEGFSGGEKKRNDIFQMAMLEPKLAIMDETDSGLDIDALRIVSAGVNKLRSKDNAFVIITHYQRLLEYIVPDFVHVLYNGRIVKSGTKELALELEEKGYDWLKEDIRLEEPVQ; via the coding sequence ATGCTAGATATCAAAAACCTGCATGCTGCAGTAGAAGGAAATGCTATTCTGAAAGGCATTAATCTGACCGTGAAACCGGGCGAAGTACACGCCATCATGGGCCCCAACGGCTCCGGCAAATCTTCTCTCGCCTCTGTGCTGGCCGGCCGCGAATCCTACGAAGTAACCGATGGCTCGGTGGACTTCCTGGGTAAAGACCTGCTCGACATGAGCCCCGAAGTGCGCGCGCGTGAAGGGCTGTTCCTCGCCTTCCAGTACCCGGTGGAAATCCCCGGCGTTTCCAACATCAACTTCCTCAAAACGGCTGTTAACGAGATCCGCGCCTACCATGGCGAACCTCCCATGCAGGCCAAGGCTTTCCTGGATATGCTGAAAAGCAAACAGAAACTCATGGAATTCGATGCCAATCTCATGAACCGTTCCCTCAACGAAGGTTTTTCCGGCGGTGAGAAGAAACGCAACGACATCTTCCAGATGGCCATGCTCGAGCCCAAGCTCGCGATCATGGACGAAACCGACTCCGGCCTCGACATCGACGCGCTCCGCATCGTTTCCGCCGGCGTGAACAAGCTGCGCAGCAAAGACAACGCATTCGTCATCATCACCCACTACCAGCGCCTGCTGGAATACATCGTTCCCGACTTTGTACACGTGCTCTACAACGGCCGCATCGTGAAATCCGGCACCAAGGAACTGGCGCTGGAACTGGAAGAGAAAGGCTACGACTGGCTGAAAGAAGACATCCGTTTAGAAGAACCTGTACAATAA
- the sufD gene encoding Fe-S cluster assembly protein SufD, translating to MTTVTKHISFNEALPALFGAQFSANGWFAGREAALQQFLALGGIPTVKVEDWKYTNVVPFFKNDIQISLPEVPEVTAAQLEAAAMLLPDAYRLVLVNGVLQQHLSQLPPATQVTVSRLSEAGTQPAVELYFNQSPKIGEHHFAQLNAALFNDGLFIEVKAKAIVEQPIQVIHLYAAGQTRLFNPRHLVVVNEGASVQIVESAAGLGLTETVVINSVTESIVAERAQLSQYQLQTGGNQLRFINQNLVEQKGKSLYNNYTFTLTDSDFVRNNLNISLDEERTETHMYGFYIAAGTQVIDNHTSVDHRMPHCESNELYRGVLLDKATGVFNGKIYVHEDAQKTNAFQQNNNLVISPEATLFTKPQLEIFADDVKCSHGCTIGQVSEDALFYLRARGIGEAEARNLLVKAFAFDITAKVTIPAVRKHVEQIASQYLNA from the coding sequence ATGACGACAGTAACGAAGCATATATCATTTAACGAGGCATTGCCCGCGCTTTTTGGCGCGCAGTTCTCCGCCAATGGCTGGTTCGCCGGCCGGGAAGCGGCGCTGCAGCAGTTCCTCGCCCTCGGTGGCATCCCCACCGTAAAAGTGGAAGACTGGAAATACACCAATGTGGTGCCGTTCTTCAAGAACGACATCCAGATCTCCCTGCCCGAAGTACCGGAGGTAACCGCAGCGCAGCTCGAAGCCGCCGCTATGCTCCTCCCCGACGCCTATCGCCTCGTACTGGTGAACGGCGTGCTCCAGCAGCACCTTTCCCAACTGCCCCCCGCCACTCAGGTGACGGTGAGCAGGCTGAGCGAAGCTGGTACACAACCCGCCGTGGAACTGTACTTCAACCAAAGCCCGAAGATCGGTGAGCACCATTTCGCGCAGCTGAACGCTGCCCTGTTTAACGACGGCCTGTTCATCGAAGTGAAAGCCAAAGCGATCGTGGAGCAACCCATCCAGGTGATCCACCTCTACGCCGCGGGCCAAACCCGCCTCTTCAATCCCCGTCACCTGGTGGTAGTGAATGAAGGCGCCAGCGTGCAGATCGTGGAATCCGCCGCAGGACTCGGTTTAACTGAAACCGTTGTCATCAACAGCGTGACCGAATCTATTGTGGCGGAACGCGCGCAGCTCAGCCAATACCAATTACAGACAGGCGGCAACCAACTCCGTTTCATCAACCAGAACCTGGTGGAACAGAAAGGCAAAAGCCTCTATAACAACTACACTTTTACCCTCACCGATTCCGACTTCGTCCGCAACAACCTTAACATTTCGCTGGACGAAGAACGCACGGAAACGCATATGTACGGCTTCTACATCGCCGCAGGCACACAGGTGATCGACAACCACACATCCGTAGACCACCGCATGCCCCACTGCGAGAGCAACGAGCTGTACCGCGGCGTGCTCCTGGACAAGGCCACCGGCGTGTTCAACGGCAAGATCTATGTGCATGAAGATGCGCAGAAGACCAACGCCTTCCAGCAGAACAACAACCTGGTGATCAGCCCGGAAGCAACCCTGTTCACTAAGCCGCAGCTGGAAATTTTTGCGGACGACGTGAAGTGCAGCCACGGTTGTACGATCGGACAAGTGAGTGAAGACGCACTCTTTTACCTCCGCGCCCGCGGTATCGGTGAAGCCGAAGCCCGGAACCTGCTGGTGAAAGCGTTCGCATTCGATATCACCGCCAAGGTGACCATCCCGGCTGTGCGCAAGCATGTGGAGCAGATCGCTTCACAATACCTGAACGCCTAG
- a CDS encoding cysteine desulfurase: MGTATAQDILWPEVELIRNEFPILQQTVNGRPLVYLDNGATTQKPVSVIRSMQEYYTQYNSNVHRGVHTLSQQATSAYEAARHAVAAFIGAHHHEVVFTKGTTDAINLVANGFRKAILKEGDEIIISGMEHHSNIVPWQLICEEKGAKLKVVPVTDKGELDMDAFRSLLNGRVKLVSITWVSNTMGTVNPVKEIISLAHEQGIPVLLDAAQAAAHIPIKVHELDVDFLALSGHKLFGPTGIGILYGKESWLEKLPPYQGGGDMIKQVTFDKTTYADVPLKFEAGTPAICEAIGLGAAVAWVNKIGIHKIQAYEHQLTEYAVAALKQVEGIRFIGEARHRSGAISFLVGDTHPSDVGVLLDQQGIAVRTGHHCTQPLCDRFGIPGTVRASLAVYNITADIDKLVEGVRKAVTLLG, encoded by the coding sequence ATGGGAACAGCTACTGCACAAGATATTTTATGGCCCGAAGTGGAACTGATCCGGAATGAATTCCCGATTCTCCAGCAAACTGTGAACGGGCGGCCCCTCGTGTACCTGGACAATGGTGCCACCACGCAGAAGCCCGTTTCGGTGATCCGTTCCATGCAGGAATATTATACCCAATACAACAGCAATGTGCACCGCGGGGTGCATACGCTGAGCCAGCAGGCCACTTCGGCCTACGAAGCCGCCCGTCACGCCGTGGCCGCCTTTATCGGCGCGCACCACCACGAAGTGGTGTTCACCAAAGGCACAACGGACGCCATCAACCTGGTGGCCAACGGCTTCCGCAAGGCTATCCTGAAAGAGGGCGACGAGATCATTATCTCCGGCATGGAGCACCATTCCAACATCGTACCCTGGCAACTCATTTGCGAGGAAAAAGGCGCAAAACTGAAAGTGGTGCCCGTTACCGACAAAGGCGAACTCGATATGGACGCCTTCCGCTCCCTGCTGAACGGCCGGGTGAAACTGGTGTCCATCACCTGGGTGTCCAACACCATGGGTACCGTGAACCCCGTAAAAGAGATTATCTCCCTCGCGCACGAACAGGGCATCCCCGTGTTGCTCGACGCCGCGCAGGCCGCCGCGCACATTCCCATTAAAGTGCATGAGCTGGACGTGGATTTTCTCGCACTGTCGGGCCACAAACTTTTTGGCCCTACCGGCATCGGCATCCTTTACGGAAAAGAAAGCTGGCTGGAAAAACTGCCTCCCTACCAGGGCGGCGGCGATATGATCAAACAAGTTACTTTCGATAAAACGACTTATGCCGACGTTCCCCTGAAATTCGAGGCCGGAACCCCCGCCATCTGTGAAGCCATCGGTCTCGGCGCCGCCGTTGCCTGGGTAAACAAGATCGGTATCCATAAGATCCAGGCATACGAACACCAGCTGACGGAATACGCAGTGGCCGCGTTGAAACAAGTGGAAGGCATCCGCTTTATCGGCGAAGCCAGGCACCGCAGCGGCGCCATCTCGTTCCTGGTGGGCGACACCCATCCTTCAGATGTAGGCGTACTGCTCGACCAGCAGGGCATCGCCGTGCGGACAGGGCACCATTGCACCCAGCCGCTTTGCGACCGCTTCGGCATACCCGGAACGGTACGCGCATCGCTGGCCGTGTACAATATCACCGCAGATATCGACAAGCTGGTGGAAGGTGTGCGGAAAGCCGTAACTTTGCTGGGATAA
- a CDS encoding SufE family protein: MTIKEQQDRIIEDFEVFGDWMEKYEYIIQLGKDLPLIDPQYKTDDNLIRGCQSKVWLHAELKDGKLVFTADSDAVITKGLVSLVVQVLSGHAPKDIAEADIYFIDAIGLTSHLSPTRSNGLLSMLKQIKLYAVAFQAKSMQN; the protein is encoded by the coding sequence ATGACAATCAAAGAGCAACAGGACAGGATCATTGAAGATTTCGAAGTGTTTGGCGACTGGATGGAGAAGTACGAGTACATCATTCAGTTAGGCAAAGACCTGCCGCTCATTGACCCGCAGTATAAGACAGACGACAACCTGATCCGCGGATGCCAGAGTAAAGTTTGGCTTCACGCGGAGCTGAAGGACGGCAAACTCGTATTTACAGCCGACAGCGACGCCGTGATCACCAAAGGGCTCGTGAGCCTGGTGGTACAGGTATTGAGCGGCCATGCACCGAAAGACATCGCGGAAGCGGACATCTACTTCATCGACGCCATCGGTTTAACCAGCCACCTCTCCCCTACACGCTCCAACGGGCTGCTGTCGATGCTGAAACAGATAAAATTGTATGCCGTTGCCTTTCAGGCGAAATCAATGCAAAACTGA
- a CDS encoding SUF system Fe-S cluster assembly protein: MEITMRDQVEEALRTVYDPEIPVNIFDLGLVYQIEVKDEGKVLVVMTLTAPGCPVAGSIMEEVNQKVSAIPGVTDADVRLTFDPPWTKDMMSEEAKLELGFL; this comes from the coding sequence ATGGAAATAACGATGAGAGACCAGGTGGAGGAAGCGCTGCGCACGGTGTATGATCCCGAGATCCCCGTGAACATTTTCGACCTTGGGCTGGTATACCAGATCGAGGTGAAGGACGAAGGCAAAGTGCTGGTGGTAATGACCCTTACCGCTCCCGGATGCCCCGTGGCAGGCTCCATCATGGAAGAGGTGAATCAAAAAGTATCCGCTATTCCCGGAGTTACGGACGCGGATGTGCGCCTGACTTTCGATCCCCCCTGGACGAAGGACATGATGAGCGAAGAAGCGAAACTCGAATTAGGATTTTTGTAA
- a CDS encoding GAF domain-containing protein, giving the protein MAEDLAIIKGTKAEQYEALLPQIKALITGEPDQTANLANIAAALKEQFGWLWVGFYLVKNGELVLGPFQGPVACTRIRKGRGVCGAAWERAETLVVADVEAFPGHIACSSLSRSEIVVPLFHNGEVQGVLDVDSTDLNTFDETDKRYLEEISNWIFAS; this is encoded by the coding sequence ATGGCAGAAGACTTAGCAATCATCAAAGGTACGAAAGCCGAACAATACGAAGCGCTCCTTCCGCAGATCAAGGCGCTGATTACCGGAGAGCCGGACCAGACGGCTAACCTGGCGAATATCGCCGCTGCTTTGAAAGAACAATTCGGATGGCTCTGGGTGGGATTTTACCTGGTGAAAAACGGAGAACTGGTGCTGGGGCCTTTCCAGGGGCCGGTGGCTTGTACGCGCATCCGGAAAGGGCGCGGTGTTTGCGGTGCGGCCTGGGAACGGGCGGAAACGCTGGTGGTCGCGGATGTGGAGGCTTTTCCCGGGCACATCGCCTGCAGCAGCCTCTCCCGTTCGGAGATCGTTGTTCCGCTCTTCCATAACGGAGAAGTGCAAGGCGTACTGGACGTCGACAGCACCGATCTCAATACTTTCGACGAAACCGACAAACGTTATCTCGAAGAAATTTCCAACTGGATTTTCGCATCCTGA
- a CDS encoding alpha-L-arabinofuranosidase → MKKTVRGICLLSMIVCALIGCNKKSGDRVNGDGDGNGGDTTGPVVSPQDPATAATIGFFMDGWKEKTFVAPAFDEKAPPASAQVTITADASKILTKIPPTLLGNNTNIYMTQMVTEPKLLQQIQQLQPRLLRFPGGNLSSIFFWNAAPGNAPADAPPQLIDADGKTNPAGYWFGGNTDGWTMSTANYYNMLRQTGTEGVITVNYAYARYGTGPDPVAAAAHLAAEWVRHDKGRTRYWEIGNESNGTWQAGYRIDPSANRDGQPEFITGELYGRHWRVFADSMRKAAAETGHNIQIGAQLLEHDPPTWATATDKGWNAGVLKEAGASADFYIVHSYFTPYNTNSNPPEVLASAEAVSKAMMEYLRTTVQRNGGTMKPVALTEWNIFAVGSQQMVSQVAGMHAVLVIGELLKNGFGMACRWDLANAWENGNDHGLFSQGEGASGEDKWNARPAFFYLYYLQQCMGNRLVESTLPASNHNLNAYTTTFSSGHAGIALVNRAASAQTVSLNLKNFRAGERYYWYELTGGDGVSHFSRKVFVNGNGPSGIAGGPADLGRVRAFSAKTKDGLRFTLPPMSVVFIVVERQ, encoded by the coding sequence ATGAAAAAAACGGTAAGAGGGATCTGTTTACTGAGCATGATCGTTTGCGCGCTGATAGGCTGCAACAAGAAATCCGGCGACCGTGTGAACGGAGACGGTGACGGGAATGGCGGCGATACTACCGGTCCGGTGGTATCGCCGCAGGACCCGGCCACAGCGGCAACCATAGGATTTTTTATGGATGGATGGAAGGAAAAGACGTTCGTGGCCCCGGCTTTCGACGAGAAGGCTCCGCCTGCTTCCGCGCAGGTGACCATCACGGCGGATGCGTCTAAAATCCTCACGAAAATTCCACCCACGCTGCTGGGCAACAACACCAATATTTACATGACGCAAATGGTGACGGAACCGAAGCTGCTGCAACAAATTCAGCAACTACAGCCGCGCCTGCTGCGATTTCCCGGAGGCAACCTCAGCAGCATTTTCTTCTGGAATGCAGCACCCGGCAATGCTCCGGCCGACGCTCCGCCGCAACTAATAGACGCAGACGGCAAAACCAACCCTGCGGGATATTGGTTCGGCGGCAATACCGACGGCTGGACGATGAGCACCGCCAATTACTACAACATGCTCCGGCAAACCGGTACCGAAGGCGTGATCACGGTGAATTACGCATATGCGCGCTATGGTACCGGTCCTGATCCCGTAGCCGCCGCGGCACACCTGGCGGCGGAGTGGGTCCGGCACGACAAGGGCAGGACGCGGTATTGGGAAATCGGTAATGAAAGTAACGGCACGTGGCAGGCGGGGTATCGCATCGATCCTTCCGCCAACCGCGACGGGCAGCCAGAATTCATTACCGGGGAATTGTATGGCCGCCACTGGCGCGTTTTCGCCGATTCTATGCGAAAAGCGGCGGCGGAAACAGGGCATAACATTCAAATCGGCGCCCAATTGCTGGAGCACGATCCGCCCACCTGGGCCACGGCTACGGATAAGGGATGGAATGCCGGTGTATTGAAAGAAGCAGGTGCTTCGGCAGATTTCTATATCGTACACAGTTATTTCACGCCGTACAACACGAATTCCAATCCACCTGAAGTGCTCGCTTCCGCGGAAGCCGTTTCCAAAGCGATGATGGAGTACCTCAGAACGACGGTGCAGCGCAACGGCGGCACCATGAAGCCTGTCGCGTTAACGGAATGGAACATTTTCGCGGTGGGATCGCAACAGATGGTTTCGCAGGTAGCGGGCATGCATGCCGTGCTCGTGATCGGGGAGTTGCTCAAAAATGGATTTGGGATGGCTTGCCGCTGGGATCTCGCGAATGCGTGGGAGAACGGGAACGATCATGGATTGTTCAGCCAGGGTGAAGGGGCTTCCGGCGAGGATAAATGGAATGCGCGGCCGGCGTTTTTCTACCTGTATTATTTGCAGCAATGCATGGGCAACCGGTTGGTGGAATCTACACTGCCGGCCTCGAATCATAATTTGAATGCTTACACCACCACGTTCAGCAGCGGTCATGCCGGCATAGCGTTGGTTAACCGCGCCGCCTCCGCGCAAACGGTTTCGCTGAACCTGAAGAACTTCCGGGCGGGGGAGCGGTATTACTGGTACGAGCTGACGGGCGGAGATGGTGTCAGTCATTTTTCCCGGAAAGTATTTGTCAATGGCAACGGCCCTTCCGGCATAGCCGGCGGACCGGCGGACCTGGGGCGCGTTCGGGCCTTCTCCGCCAAAACGAAGGACGGACTTCGCTTTACGTTGCCGCCGATGTCTGTAGTGTTCATCGTGGTTGAGCGTCAGTAG
- a CDS encoding glycan-binding surface protein, whose amino-acid sequence MIKNIRLLLAGMLLVLAAACSKDDGVSGPPVIHRVTLLDSSKMDSAFTRAYPGIMILITGENLAGATRITFNNFNAYFNPAYNTNTHIIMNIPGDATTEATDPDVPNELRIKTDRGDAVHQFVLDIPPPSISWIENENALAGDSMVIYGSALWLVNKITLPGGRDITEYKGNLEGDRLAFVMPDLQGDTGRLAVVAKYGTAYSVGPLNDHESGDVISNLTNAGETGEAPRFNWQWWGADRSNDAARFPGTRGHYLISVFGAVPAGDGAWWNSGRSGQFDDVQLFDPAVRSRPTDQYALKFEFNTKEPWTAGVLLLRFNNGYSIRWTPFKDTESQAFHTNNKWITVTFPLNAVRQTGDEGDGTGPSIMSMGDLVLADGKVPFKYWFIAEEEIPIDIFHAAFDNFRIVKIK is encoded by the coding sequence ATGATTAAAAATATCCGATTGCTGCTGGCGGGAATGCTCCTGGTGCTGGCGGCGGCATGCAGCAAAGATGACGGAGTATCCGGCCCGCCGGTAATCCACCGCGTCACCCTGCTGGACTCCTCGAAAATGGACAGCGCCTTCACGCGCGCCTATCCCGGCATCATGATCCTGATTACGGGCGAAAACCTGGCAGGCGCCACACGCATCACGTTCAACAATTTCAATGCTTACTTCAATCCCGCTTACAATACCAACACGCACATTATCATGAATATCCCGGGAGACGCTACCACCGAGGCAACGGACCCGGATGTGCCAAATGAGCTGCGCATCAAAACGGACAGGGGCGATGCGGTGCACCAGTTCGTCCTTGACATCCCACCGCCGTCCATTTCATGGATTGAGAACGAAAATGCACTGGCGGGAGATTCCATGGTGATTTACGGATCGGCGCTCTGGCTGGTGAATAAGATCACCTTGCCTGGCGGCCGGGATATCACGGAATATAAAGGCAACCTCGAAGGAGACCGCCTGGCATTCGTGATGCCGGATCTGCAGGGCGATACAGGCAGGCTCGCCGTTGTTGCCAAATACGGCACAGCTTACAGTGTTGGCCCGCTGAACGACCATGAAAGCGGGGATGTGATCAGCAATCTCACCAATGCAGGCGAAACAGGCGAAGCGCCCCGCTTCAACTGGCAGTGGTGGGGGGCAGACCGCTCCAACGACGCTGCGCGGTTCCCCGGCACCAGGGGACATTATCTCATCAGCGTGTTCGGCGCAGTGCCCGCGGGTGACGGTGCCTGGTGGAATAGCGGGCGCTCCGGCCAGTTCGACGACGTGCAGCTCTTCGACCCCGCCGTGCGTTCACGGCCCACAGACCAATATGCATTGAAATTCGAATTCAATACCAAAGAGCCCTGGACCGCCGGCGTGCTGCTGCTGCGCTTCAACAACGGTTATTCCATCCGCTGGACGCCCTTCAAGGATACGGAAAGCCAGGCGTTCCATACCAACAACAAATGGATAACCGTCACCTTCCCGCTCAATGCCGTGCGGCAGACCGGCGACGAGGGCGATGGTACAGGGCCTTCCATTATGTCGATGGGCGACCTCGTATTGGCAGACGGGAAAGTGCCGTTCAAATATTGGTTCATTGCCGAGGAGGAAATTCCCATCGATATTTTCCACGCAGCATTCGACAATTTCAGGATCGTCAAGATAAAATAG